ACGGAGCTCGGCCAGGGCGGCGCCGGGTGCCTCATGCGCCACAGCAGGCGCACGGCGATCAGCACCCCCAGCACGAGGCCGATCGACTTGTGCAGGTTGATCACGCCCGCGCGCGCCGGCGTGCCGCGCGGCGCGATGTCGTCGAGCAGGAAGCCGAAGGCGATCTCCGCCAGCAGCGCGATGCCGATGAACCAGTGCAGGAAAACGTCCGTGCGGCCGTAGCGAGCGCCGTTGTCAGTGATCATGCCTACAGCCCGCCCAGGTAGTTTGCGAGGTTCTCGATGTCCTTCTCGTTCAGGGTCCGCGCCACGCTGGTCATGTTGCCCGCGTCGTTCGTGCGCTTGCCCTGCTTGAAGTCGGTGAGCTGCTTGACGATGTAGTCGCGGTGCTGGCCGGCCACGCGCGGGATCTCGTTCTGCCCGGCGAAGCCGCCCAGGTGGCACATGGTGCACAGCGTCTCGTCCGCCTTGAGCTTGCCCAGCCGCGCCTTCTCGGGGTCGGGCTTGAACCCGGTGGATCTGGGCTTCTGTTGGGCGAACCAGTCGGCGAGCTCGCGCATCTCGTCGCGCGTCAGGCCGGCCACCATCGGGCTCATGAGCTCGTTGCTTCGCCGGCCTTCCTGGAAGTCACGCAGCTGCAGGTACAGGTAGCGCGTGGTCTGCCCCGCCAGCACGGGATACAGCGGCGTCGTGGAGTTGCCGTCGATCCCGTGGCAGGCCGCGCAGGCCTGCGCCTTGGCCGGCGGCGTGGCGGGCTGCGCGAGCGTCGATGCGGCGGTCAGCGCCGCGGTCAGTGCCGCCACCACCTGCCACCGGCCCGCCCTGGTCATGGCAGCGCGAACACGACCACCGAGTTGCCGCGCTTGAAGTCGATCTGCGTGTTGCCGCCTGCGGCCACGGCCACATACTGCTTGCCGCCCACCGAGTACGACACGGCCGGCGCGTTGACGCCGGCGCCGCACTGGTATTCCCACAGCTTCTTGCCGGTCTTCGCGTCGAACGCGCGGAACAGGCCGTTGCCCTCGCCGTTGAAGACGAGCCCGCCCGCCGTGGCCAGCACGCCGCCGATCAGCGGTTGATCGGTGTCGAACTTCCAGGCGATCTTGCCGGTGTCGATGTTGACGGCGACCAGCCGGCCCGATTGCTTCTCGCCCGGGATCACCTTGAACGCGCCGCCCAGCCACAGCTTGCTGCCGCCCGGGTACTTGGCCTCCTCGACGTGGTAAGTCATGGGCTGGTGCAGGTTCGCGGCATAGGCCAGGCGCAACTGCGGGTTGATGGCCATTGGGCTCCATTCCACGCCGCCGTTGGCGCCCGGCAGCATGCGCTGGCCTTCCTTGGTCGGCAGCACCCACATGTTCTCCTGCGGGATCATGGCCTCGCTGAAGCGGATCAGCTCGCCGGTGGCGCGATCGTGCACGTAGACGTGCCCCGTCTTGCCGCCGTGGATGGCCACCTTGCGCATCTTGCCGTCCTTGCCGGCGGCCTCGGTGAGGATCACCGGCGAGGCCGCGTCGAGGTCCCACACGTCGTGCGCGATGTACTGGTAGTGCCACTTGTACGCGCCCGTCTCGAGGTCGACGGCGACCATCGAGTTGGTGTACAGGTTGTCCCCGGGGCGCTCGGCGCCGTACAGGTCCGGGCTGGGGTTGCCGACCACGAAGATGACGGTCTTGCTCTCGCGGTCCACCGCCGGCGCCATCCACACGCCGCCGCCCAGCGTTTGGTAGAAGTCGCCGCCCTTGTCGGCAAGGGTCTTCTTCTCCGCGGCGATGTCGCGAAGCATGTTGCGGCCGGTGGCGTCGTTGACCGCCCAGACGCCCTCGTGCCCTTTCTCGGGGATCGAGTAGAAGGTCCACAGCAGCTTGCCGTCGTTCGCGTCGTAGGCTTTCACGAAGCCGCGGACACCGTATTCGCCGCCGTTGGTGCCGATCAGCACCTTGCCGTCGACCGCCACGGGCGCCATGGTTTCCGAATAGCCTTTTTCGGGGTCCGCGATCTGCGTCGACCACAGCACCTTGCCTGTCTTGGCGTCCAAGGCCACCATCTTCGCATCGAGCGTGGCCATGAAGACGCGGTCGTTCAAGACCGCCACGCCGCGGTTGTTGGGCCCGCAGCAGAAGGTGGTCACCGGACCCTGCTTGTGCTTGTAGTGCCAGAACTCCTTGCCCGTGGCCGCATCGAGCGCGTAGATGTGGTTGTAGGAGG
Above is a window of Ramlibacter tataouinensis DNA encoding:
- a CDS encoding c-type cytochrome; the encoded protein is MAALTAALTAASTLAQPATPPAKAQACAACHGIDGNSTTPLYPVLAGQTTRYLYLQLRDFQEGRRSNELMSPMVAGLTRDEMRELADWFAQQKPRSTGFKPDPEKARLGKLKADETLCTMCHLGGFAGQNEIPRVAGQHRDYIVKQLTDFKQGKRTNDAGNMTSVARTLNEKDIENLANYLGGL
- a CDS encoding pyrroloquinoline quinone-dependent dehydrogenase; protein product: MDRIERRARAWRQSHAWGAAVASAAFAWGAHAQEVAGQAAAAASGMAVPTSVSVPQARLDAAARDDKNFLLTNGNYAQTRYYPAKQINTTNVARLKPAFIFQTEVVESMETAPVVVDGVMYITTSYNHIYALDAATGKEFWHYKHKQGPVTTFCCGPNNRGVAVLNDRVFMATLDAKMVALDAKTGKVLWSTQIADPEKGYSETMAPVAVDGKVLIGTNGGEYGVRGFVKAYDANDGKLLWTFYSIPEKGHEGVWAVNDATGRNMLRDIAAEKKTLADKGGDFYQTLGGGVWMAPAVDRESKTVIFVVGNPSPDLYGAERPGDNLYTNSMVAVDLETGAYKWHYQYIAHDVWDLDAASPVILTEAAGKDGKMRKVAIHGGKTGHVYVHDRATGELIRFSEAMIPQENMWVLPTKEGQRMLPGANGGVEWSPMAINPQLRLAYAANLHQPMTYHVEEAKYPGGSKLWLGGAFKVIPGEKQSGRLVAVNIDTGKIAWKFDTDQPLIGGVLATAGGLVFNGEGNGLFRAFDAKTGKKLWEYQCGAGVNAPAVSYSVGGKQYVAVAAGGNTQIDFKRGNSVVVFALP